One Coffea arabica cultivar ET-39 chromosome 5e, Coffea Arabica ET-39 HiFi, whole genome shotgun sequence DNA segment encodes these proteins:
- the LOC140006940 gene encoding uncharacterized protein → MVQDQNNNYEHKQSRSKRDARPSNDHIPGIKMKIPPFQGRSDPDAYLEWEKRIELVFDCNTYLEEQKVKLAVVEFTDYAVVWWDQLSTSRRRSREPTIQTWTELRRLIRKRFVPSHYYRDLYQKLQTLNQGARSVEDYHKEMEILMLRADIMEDREATMARFLNGLRPEIADQVELHHYVELGDLVEKAIKIERRIKRRGSTRSYSNFSPSYLRTTPPKKEDKGPSNSIPSRPRPDMTKWESKATPKTAIESIMGRNRDTRCFKCQGRGHIASQCPNQRAMIILPNGEFLTDDEDEKEELPSLEEEEEALPVNERVGLVVRRALATQVKAADHAQMVEKLALPTLRHPTPYRLQWLNDSWDVCVTKQVQVPFRIGKYEDVVLCDVVPMQACHILLGRPWQFDKGVTFDGIANKYSFKQGEKRIVLVPLTPIQVHEDQKSLIKENELENEKKKIEKAESSTENDKAEKIERTDCRAVNAITVKYRHPIPRLDDMLDELYGAVIFTKIDLKSGYHQIRMKEGDEWKTAFKTKHGLYEWLVMPFGLTNAPSTFMRLMNHVLRPFLGKFVVVYFDDILIYSRSLDEHVEHVKLVLDVLRREKLYANLKKCSFCTDQLVFLGFVVSKQGIKVDEEKVKAIREWPTPSTVGEKNEPFVWRDAQVRAFQMLKHQLTHAPLLALPCFDKLFEIECDASGVGIGAVLMQEGKPIAYFSEKLNGAALNYSTYDKELYSLIRTLETWQHYLRPREFVIHTDHESLKHIKSQHKLNKRHVKWIAFIETFPYVIKYKVGKTNVVADALSRREAHGGGLMGHSSTHFSPFEIVYGFNPLTPLDLSPLPSSEHINMDGAKRADFVKKLHEQVRLNIERRMDQVAQRVNKGRQRVVFEPGDWVWLHLRKERFPVQRRNKLLPRGDGPFQVIKRINDNAYKLDLPDDEADLRTNPFEEEGDDTNQETPLRTIRVPLGPGASRETWSKINNRLPKTILCCSPP, encoded by the exons acaacaactatgagcataagcaaagtaggTCTAAGCGTGACGCTAGGCCTTCAAATGACCACATTCCgggcataaagatgaaaattccacccttccaaggacgatcagaccccgatgcctacttagagtgggagaagcggattgaacttgtcttcgattgcaatacttacttggaggagcaaaaggtcaagttggccgtggtcgaattcaccgactacgccgttgtgtggtgggatcaactctccactagtcgaaggaggagtcgtGAACCTACCATACAAACTTGGACGGAGCTAAGACGACTAATAAGGAAGCGTTTCGTGCCAagtcactactaccgtgacttgtatcaaaagcttcaaaccctcaaccaaggagcacgaagtgtcgaggactatcacaaggaaatggaaatactcatgctacgggcagacatcatggaggatcgagaagcaacaatggcacgcttcttgaacggattaaggcccgaaatcgctgatcaagtggagttacaccactatgtggaacttggggatctggtggaaaaggccatcaagattgaaaggaggattaagaggaggggttcgactcggagttactccaacttttcaccctcttatctccgaactacaccaccaaagaaagaggataaagggccgagtaattccatcccttcaagaccgaggccggatatgactaagtgggagtctaaggcaacaccaaagactgccattgagtcgatcatggggcgaaatcgagatactagatgcttcaaatgccaaggccgagggcatattgctagccaatgcccgaaccaacgcgctatgatcatcttacccaatggtgagtttctcaccgatgatgaagatgagaaggaggagttgccatcccttgaggaagaagaggaagcattgcccgtcaatgaacgagttggactcgttgtcagacgagccttagcaacccaagtgaaagccgccgaccatgcaca gatggtggagaaactagcactacccactctacgacatccaacaccttatcgtttgcaatggttgaacGATAGTTGGGATGTTTGtgtgaccaagcaagtccaagtacctttccgaattggaaagtatgaggacgtggtgttatgcgacgtggtccctatgcaagcatgtcacatactattggggaggccatggcaattcgacaagggagttacattcgatggcattgccaataaatactccttcaagcaaggcgagaagaggattgtgcttgtgccacTCACTCCTATCCAAGTTCATGAAGATCAAAAAAGCCTGATCAAGGAGAATGAGcttgagaatgagaagaaaaaaatagaaaaagccgagagctcaacagaaaatgataaggccgagaaaattgagagg actgactgtagggccgttaatgcaataacggtaaaatatcgtcatcctattcctagacttgatgatatgttagatgagctatatggtgctgtgattttcactaaaattgatctaaaaagcggttatcatcaaattaggatgaaagagggggatgaatggaaaacggcctttaaaaccaaacatggcttgtacgagtggttagttatgccatttggactaactaatgcacctagtacgttcatgaggttgatgaaccacgtacttcgtccattccttggaaaatttgtagttgtatattttgacgatatcctgatttatagtaggagcttagatgagcatgttgaacatgtgaagcttgttcttgatgtacttcgaagggaaaagctctatgctaaccttaagaagtgctccttttgtactgatcaacttgtcttcctaggctttgttgtgagtaaacagggaatcaaagtggacgaggagaaggttaaagcaattcgagaatggcctactccaagcacggtgggtgag aaaaatgagccatttgtgtggagagatgctcaagtacgtgctttccaaatgcttaaacatcaactcacacatgcaccactacttgcattaccatgctttgacaagctgtttgaaatagagtgtgatgcatctggggtgggtattggagctgtcctaatgcaagagggcaaaccaattgcatactttagtgaaaaactcaatggggcagctttgaactattccacttatgataaggagttgtactccttaatccgtactttagaaacttggcaacattacttgagaccaagggaatttgtcatacacactgaccatgagtcgcttaagcacattaagtcacaacacaagttgaataagcgtcatgttaagtggattgcatttattgaaaccttcccttatgtgattaagtacaaagtggggaaaactaatgttgttgctgatgcattatcacgtcg ggaagcacacggaggtggcttgatggg gcatagttctactcatttttcaccatttgaaatagtctatggttttaaccctttaacaccactagacttatcacctttaccttcttctgagcacattaacatggatggtgctaaacgagcagattttgtcaagaaattacacgagcaggtacgcctaaacattgagcgaaggatggaccaagttgctcaacgggttaacaagggacgccaacgcgttgtgtttgaacctggtgactgggtgtggttacatctacgcaaggaaaggttcccagtccaaaggcgcaataaattacttccccgaggagatgggccgttccaagtcatcaagcgcatcaatgacaatgcttacaaactggacctacccg acgatgaagctgatttgaggacaaatccttttgaagaggagggggatgatacgaaccaagagacaccattgcgaactattcgagttcccctaggacct